From the Agelaius phoeniceus isolate bAgePho1 chromosome 17, bAgePho1.hap1, whole genome shotgun sequence genome, the window cagggattggaacaagatgatctctGAGGtgtcttccaacccaaaccaaattaGGGATAATTAGTATTTTCTAAGAAAATACTCATTACTTGCTACCCAAGTCAAACAGAGAAGCCAAAGCATGTGCAGGTGCTGAGGATTAAAGCACCACTATTTCTTCCTTATCTCTGGATGTCTGATCAGAAAAAGGACAAAAGTGGACTCTTCATTTCAGATATTTTATTAGAATGTTAAGTACAAATAGTTTTCAAACATGTGAACACAGAGAAGATTCTGGTTTTAATGGCATCTAAAGGAAAACATGATTGCGTTGAATGGTGTATTCCGCAAGGACCAGAATTTGCCACTTTTACCCCCAAAATTAAGCATGGAGATGTCACAAGACTTTGCAACCAGCACACTTAGACCTTGATCCCACTGAAATCAACATAAACTGGGCTAAGGGGCCCAAATTCCACCCAGGTTCTgcaaaaaagagagagaagagagagaaaaaaaagaatctgaTAAAAACACACGTTGAGGGTGGCTGCTGCCAGTGGTCAGACAGGCTATGTGAGGGAAAGTGGGTCCCCCAAAGCTCTTGGGTGAACCAGAACAGACTCCCCAGGACGGTGATCATGGCACTGAGCCTGATGGAGCTCAAGGAGATTTGGACACATGGTGGGATGGCTGGGGATGTCCTGTGCCAGCACAAGAGTTGGGCTCTGATGATCCTTAacagtcttaagctgcaccTGGTGAAGTTCAGGCTGGGTATCAGGAGGAATTCCCTCACAGAAACAGTgattagacattggaatgggTGCCCCAGGGACGCGGTGGAGTGGCCTGGCACTCAGCGCCCTGATGCAactgagcagggctgctggggatagcttggacttgatggtctcaAAGCTCTTTCCCAACCTAAGTCATTGGAGGATCTTTGGTCCTCCAGCTCGGGAAGCTCAGTGATTCTGTCACTGTGATCCTGAGAACATGAGGCAGTGTCCTAGTACAGACTGAGGGAGgaacagaatcagagaatattCTCAGCTGGGagagacccacaaggatcaccgGGTCCAgtgctgggcctgcacaggacacccaaGAACCCCTCCACGTGCCGTTATCCGCACTTATCTCGAGCAATCAGGCTCAGCGCTGcgaccccatccctggggagcccGTTCTAGTGCCCGACCACCCTCAGGACGAAGAACCCTTTCGTGCGGCGGAATTCGCGCACAGCGATGAGCCATGCCCTCAGCCCGCCGTTCCGCAGGCCGGGCAGCCCGAGCGCTCTGtggcgggcggcggggcggaGCCGTGTCCGCCATGcgccccctcagccccctcagcgcTGCCGCGCAGGCGCacgaggcgccgccgccccgcgcgCCTTTcccccgctccccgccccgTGCGCTCCCGGCGCGCCCCGCGCGCTCGCCGCTGACGTCACCGCAGCCCGGCGCCCGCCGCCATTGGAGtcggcggccgccgctgccccgcTCGCTGCGGCCCCAGGCCCGGCCCGCGGGCATGTGAGAGACCGGGCCCGCACCGGCACCGCCAGCGCCACGGCCGAGTCGCGCCATCACCGCCTGCACCGCCGTCTCCTAAGGAGGCGCCCCGAGGAGGCGCCAGGCGgcccctttccctccccctcggccccggccccttcCCCGCCTGGCCGCCGCCTGAGGGGAGAggaggcgccgccgccgcccctccGCCAGGCCCCGGAGCTCCGCGCCGCGCCGAGCGGCCCTGCCTCGTCCCCCGGCGCTCTCTGCTGAACCACGGGGCCCTGTGCATGAATTATGTCTGCCACAAGCGTTGACCCTCAGGTGAGTGAGTGGCGAGGCGGCCCGTGGGCGGGGGGATTCCCGGGCCTGCGGCTGCAGGCCCCGCGAGGCTTTTCTTTTCCCCGTCGGCTGCTTTCGAGCTCCATCGTTCTCCTTAACTTCCCCCGTGGGCACAGCACGTTCCCGCCTCCTCCCCGGAGCCGGGGCCATTTCTCAGGAAGGCCGGTGCTGAGTGATACGTGGAACACGCTGCTCCAACCCCGGTCCAAACAAACCTTGAGATGCTGCTGGCCATTTTTAGAAGTCTCTTTCCCGTCCTCAGAAGCTGTGGGGTTCGCAGTGCCTATGACAATATAAGCGTTTTtctaaaattaacttttttatttcccttttcttttttttcccgtAATCACGTGCTGTGGCTTCCCAGAGACCGAAAGGACAGGATAATAAAGGTGAGAAATCATGCTGTGATCTGGTCGCTTAAATTGTTACTGTAAGAGATCAATTACACAGGTACCTGTAGGTGAGCAGAAATGTATCGCTGTTGCTCTGCATGGAAAACATCTGGGAATGAGGGAATGTGTGCTTTGTTTCAAAAATAACATCGACTGCCATTCACCCGAGCTTGCCTGCATCCCACTTAATGCTGCTGGATTTGCAGTGGGAAGGACTCTGTGTTGCTACTAAATAATTCTCCCTGTTTAAGATGAAGCAGGTTGCTATGTAAAGTCACAAGGATATCCCTGTACAATTTATGTATTTTTGCCTACTTTTGCatgctctgggaatccagttGTGTTGCTGCTCTGCTGTTGGCTGAGATATTTACTTAAGCCTATAAACTTAATAATTTTGAGAACTTAAAAGATGGTTAACTTCTGATGAGATAATAGGCATTTTTATAACTCTTCTGCTCCAATTGAAATTAAACTTAGTAATAAGTCATCTAAAAAATATCTTAATTACTGTGATTGCTAACAAGTATGTAACTCTTAAGACTTAGAAAGTGATAATATCCAACTCATAAATGCTTTTTAATACATCTTAACCTGCCTTGAAAATCCAGCTCCTTCTAGTTGAAGAAACACATTTCCCTGTGTTTGTAAACACTCTTTACTTCTGCTCCCCTTGATAAACTTTGCAGAAATACTCTGCTGAATTCCCAAACTTGTTTGCTAAGCACTTTATTTGGTGTAGTATTATATTTGGTTCAGCTGTTCTATGAAATAGGTAAATACAGCAACTACCAAACCGTGTATTTGACCTtgttttttcaaatttaaagcaaacagaaaattatttgaagGGACCTAATAGCTGTTTTGGGTTTGTATGTCATTCAGTAATGGCTTATCTGAAGTAGGACTTTATGGCagatatctttttttttacagatgAGAATGTTGAAACTTAAGTTTTCCTGAAAATATCAGGATACCAAAGCTCTTAGCAGTCTTCATTTCATAATTAAATGTAACCTCACCTCATCTTATTTTAGCCAGCTTAAGCAGTGAATAGCACACGCTGGGAGAACTGTGAGTTTGTGTGTTCTAATTATGGGCCAGAACAATAGATGTTGTTTCCCAATCTTTTTTCACAAAATTGTTCTCAATAATGATTTTCTGTTGGGAGTTAATTCACATGAGTTGTTTACTCACCCTCAGCTGTAGAATTTTTaattactaatttttttaatttactcaAACTTTGTTTTATAAGCAGTAATATAAAGAGAAACtatctggggggggggggaaatgtcATCCCTTGGTCTTTTTATGAGTCTTTCCGGTTTGCAGAAGAAATATGGCTGTTCCTAAAGTAGCATAGGGTGGAACATCACTGCtgcaatgctgctgctgctgttataATGTGCTGTAACCCTTTTTTTGTAGTACAAAATGGTTCCTTACATCAGAAAGACACAGTTCATGACAACGATTTTGAACCTTACCTTTCCGGGCAGTCAAATCAGGTTAGTGTATttttaacttcatttttttttttccttaggcaTGCTGTTGGCACTCCATTCATAGGATTGTGTGGAGGGAGCAAATGCCTTaaatagaaatggaaaaagaaatgacAGCATATTGTGTTACTTGGTGATACAACCAGCATTTGTGTTCCCAAAGCTAATATTACTCTGCATCTCCAGATGGCCACAAGTGAAAATGAAGTTGATGCTCCAAGGAACTGGAGCTGAttcctcctccccttgcagGTTGTTGGTGTGGCTGGACTGGGACAGCCTCATCTTACAGTTCTTTGATAGGCCAGTTGCTTGTAGGAGTctaaaaattctgcttttgggCTCTCCTGATCTCTATTATTTATATAATCACAGAAATTAATGTAGTTGAGATTTGGGTTGGATGCTCTCTAGGTACTTTGTAGAGTTGGCCCATTTTTTACACTTCAGAAATGTTGTTCTTTCATGTTCTCTGATACATTTTAAGAATTAAAGATGTGTTGCTTAAGAGTAAGGAACTGTAATGTAAACTGTCATAATAATGTACATTAAATCAACATCCATGACTAAAATGCCATTTTAATTGAAAGTATTCTCTGAAGTAATTTTTGACTTCACATTCAGATCTTTAAAGGGAACAAAAGGTATAAAAACTGGAGAAGCAAAAAGTTTTCCTTCACAAGTGTGAAACACCATTTCAGAGAGAAACATTTACCAGAGGTACATGATGGGATGGCAaagtgttacattttaaaaaggaaatttatcATTCAGTCTGAAGCTGTCAGATGCCAGTGTTAATATTGATGACATCACTGAGCTTGCTTGCAGCATAGACATGTTCTCCAGACTTCATTTAATGGGAGGCATTCCTTCTTTTGGAGTTCATGTGCTGTGGAAGGTAGAAAAACCTTtatggggaaaaagggaagcaaaatcttaatttttaatGCAGAACTAATTATAAAAGAAATTGAGGGTTTCACTTCcctctgattttttaaaattgtgctCCATCAGATTTGTAtgtgatttttatttactttaaacTTGAAATATACTGAATGTTCACATAGAAAAAATATACCCATCTATTATAGTTTTATTCTGGGAAGTTTGTCTTTGTTGTGAACAAGCCAAATTATTAGgattaaatagaaaaatttctATGGTTGTTAGAAGTTCCATAATTataaaaaagttttctttatgaAAGTGTAGCTCCATTGACCAATTTATTTATGCTGCAGTGAAAAATTGGCATGGCACAAGAAACAATTGTGTAGGTCCTCTTACAATTTTAAGTGGAAAGTGACAGTAGCATTAATTAGGACTGTGAGATTTTGTACTGAAGGCAACCATGTTGCTGAACAAAGACTTATTATCCAGTTATCCAGTCAGATTTATTCAGCCCTTGAAAATTACTGTAAAGTAcagataactttaaaaaaaagatttgaAGCCAACTggatatttaaaataaacttaAGAAATTAAAGCTCCAGCTGACAGAATAATATATTTAACATTGAAAGTCAAATGTAGGTGAGTAATACTGTGTTAAAAGTACTTTTAAGGGCAGAGAGAACTGAGTCAAGTGGACTCTTCATGTACAGATTTACACTCAGCAAGAAAAGCATCCTCCTGTAAAGTCAGTGATTATTTCTGTGAAACAGGGAATCACCAGCAAGGAGCATATTTTGGGGGATAGGAGATCCTTTCCTAATTACCAGAATGGTAATTGGTTTACCAGAATGGTTgaattggttttgtttggaaatttttaataaaattaagatGCAGAAGGGCATAGAAAGGTCAAGGATAAGTTTATTGAAATAAATGTTCTGCTGTTGAAGGGAAGAACTTGTGTCAGGGTTTCTTTTACACACTGGAATAAAGCCAGTCAAAATAGATTGAATGTCTGGTAAGGATGGCTGCTGAAACTTCCCTTGAATCTTGTTAGAATCCTTGTGGAGACTGTACAGGCTGTGTGAAGAGATGacagctgcaggaattgtctaaAATCCTTTAGCCTAAATATTTCTGAGACAAAACACTTGCTTTTCTACTAGGCTTACTCTTTTTGGTCTTAAAGTCTAAACTTACAGAATTTATGAGCATAAGTATCTCAGAGAACTACTTATATCTCCTCCCTTTCAtctgtatttgtttttaatttttttcttaaattaacACTTTAAAATCAAACACTCAGCAGTGTCAAAGTCTTTCAGAAAAATGGGTTTTTATGCTAAATATTGATTACTTTAGCTTGGGAGGCTCAGAAAACTCAGTGTATTTTAGAGGATCATCTCATAGGAAGGTGATTTCTGTACCTCTTGTTAGTGATAGAATTTGTGTGTAAATAAAGGCAGCTTGAAAAGTGGCAGAGATCATTTCTTTTGAATCAATAACATTTGATTTAGGCTGTTTCAGTCTCTGAAGTGTTTGCAGTACTGTATGGAAGTCCTGGAGGCATATTGTGGTATCATTCTGTGTATGAAACACAAGGCTATTGAATTACTCTGGCTTTGAGGTGTCATGGAAAAGAGGTCATTGAAAAATGAGCAGTAAAAATGATTCTGTATCAATTGAATATTAGGCTTATCTTCAGCAAGAAGgggattttacttttttttttttttaagaaagctGAGAAATAATCAGATTTTTGGAAAAATAGCTGAAGTTCTGCTACAATTTTCCTGATTTTGCAGATAGATTTCTCTTTCCAAGTTTGAAATCTAGCAGTTTGAAAGAAGAGTTCCTCTTCTTAAAATAGTCTTTCTGAGTAAGGAAAGGAGAGCTACTGTTTGACTCATTAGCAGGAGATGTTGACCTTCCCACCCCCTCTCTGGTAATTATGGTTGGAGTGTCACTTTGGAAGGTCTCCAGTATAAGTGCTTCAAGTTGATTTGAAGAGGAATAAAAGCTACTTTAGAACATCCTGGCTTTGTTCTTTTGCATTGCTGAATGTAAGAATCATATGGAATGCTTCAAGATCAGGTGCCAGCCAAGTGttagtgagaggaaaagctTCTCAGCTTGATCTAATACTTAACGGTTGTAGGGGAGGAAATTTCAGAGGGGGCCTGTTGGTTTATGAATGTTTGGTCTCTTATTTCATGAGTGGGAGAGATGTCCTGTTTGAAAGGACAGTCAGGAACACTCCTGCACAGTTGTAACTTTACTACTGAGGGAGGAAAAGATTTATTCAACAGGCTGGAAAGGGTCTTTCTCCAAGATTGGGGATGGCCTGTGTCATGTGCCATCTGGGCATGGATTTGTCTCTGGTGCACCAGCCCCTTTCATGTCAGCTTGTCTCTCTTATCTGTGGCAAACTTGGCATGTGTGTCAGAAGTAGCCTGTGTATGTTCTACTGCTTGaggtgtgggttttttgttggagACTGTTGGCCCCTCAAAACAATGATGTTATATGTATGTTACATGTATTGTCATATTAAGGTGATTAGTCTAAAGCTTCTTCCATGTAGCAGTCTAGAAATGCGAAATATTCTTAGTTCTGTGAGCTACAAAATATAGTTAGATATGTTCCTTGCAATAATTTGGGCTGTTGGCTACTAAATAACCTTAGTAGTGTGAGATTACATGGTTTCAACATCTCAAGTACTAACCTCAATGTGAGCCCCTAGTCCTGGGGTACTATGAATGCCCAGATACTTCATTTTAGTCCTGAATCCTTCTTGGAATGAGTTTCTAATGTCATTAGAAATTACATAACTTTGTCTCTAGTGTTCTTTTCTGTTTGGTGTTGTGGCTATTTATAAATGAAGGGTTTATTTATCTGGTGactgttttttctctttaacaGAACAGTAGCTATCCATCAATGACTGATCCTTATCTGTCCAGTTATTATCCACCATCTATTGGGTTCCCCTATTCTCTCAGTGAAGCACCATGGTCTACAGGAGGAGATCCTCCTATCCCTTATCTCACCACCTATGGACAGCTCAGTAATGGGGATCATCATTTTATGCACGATGCCGTTTTTGGACAGCCTGGGGGTCTGGGAAATAATATCTATCAACACCGCTTTAActttttccctgaaaatccTGCCTTCTCAGCTTGGGGAACAAGCGGATCCCAAGGACAGCAGACACAAAGCTCAGCATATGGGAGCAGTTACAGCTACCCACCCAGTTCTCTGGGGGGTACCATTGTGGATGGACAAACAGGATTTCATAATGATACGTTAAATAAAGCTCCTGGAATGAACAGTATTGAACAGGGAATGGTTGGACTTAAGATTGGTGGAGATGTTACGACTTCTGCAGTGAAAACAGTAGGTTCTGTTGTTAACAGTGCCGGGATGACAGGCGCCCTCTCTGGGAATGGTGGATCTAATGTAAACTTGCCAGTATCTAAACCAACCTCTTGGGCTGCTATTGCCAGCAAGCCTGCAAAACCACAGcctaaaatgaaaacaaaatctgGACCTGTAATCGGAGGAGCGTTGCCTCCTCCCCCTATAAAGCATAATATGGACATAGGTACTTGGGACAATAAGGGTCCTGTGGCAAAAGTTCCTGCCCCCCAACAGATACCTTCTCCTCAGTCTGTTCCACAGCCACAGCAACCAATTGTTCAGCCTGTTCCAGCTCAGCCTCCTCCATTGACTCAGCCACAGTATCAGACCCCTCAGCAGCCACCCCAAAACCGCTGGGTAGCTCCTCGCAACAGAAACGCAGCTTTTGGCCAAAGTGGAGGAAGTGGGAATGACACCaactcagctggcagcacccagCCCAACCCCGTTCCGAGCGGTGAGTCCCATCCTGTCCTTGAAAAACtgaaagctgctcacagctATAACCCTAAAGATTTCGAATGGAACCTTAAAAATGGACGTGTGTTCATAATAAAGAGCTATTCCGAGGATGATATTCATCGTTCCATTAAATATTCTATTTGGTGTAGTACGGAACACGGCAACAAACGCCTGGACAGCGCTTTTCGCTCCATGA encodes:
- the YTHDF1 gene encoding YTH domain-containing family protein 1 isoform X1 → MSATSVDPQRPKGQDNKVQNGSLHQKDTVHDNDFEPYLSGQSNQNSSYPSMTDPYLSSYYPPSIGFPYSLSEAPWSTGGDPPIPYLTTYGQLSNGDHHFMHDAVFGQPGGLGNNIYQHRFNFFPENPAFSAWGTSGSQGQQTQSSAYGSSYSYPPSSLGGTIVDGQTGFHNDTLNKAPGMNSIEQGMVGLKIGGDVTTSAVKTVGSVVNSAGMTGALSGNGGSNVNLPVSKPTSWAAIASKPAKPQPKMKTKSGPVIGGALPPPPIKHNMDIGTWDNKGPVAKVPAPQQIPSPQSVPQPQQPIVQPVPAQPPPLTQPQYQTPQQPPQNRWVAPRNRNAAFGQSGGSGNDTNSAGSTQPNPVPSGESHPVLEKLKAAHSYNPKDFEWNLKNGRVFIIKSYSEDDIHRSIKYSIWCSTEHGNKRLDSAFRSMNSKGPVYLLFSVNGSGHFCGVAEMKSPVDYGTSAGVWSQDKWKGKFDVKWIFVKDVPNNQLRHIRLENNDNKPVTNSRDTQEVPLEKAKQVLKIIATYKHTTSIFDDFSHYEKRQEEEEVVRKVNLLKNLFYTQIWGK
- the YTHDF1 gene encoding YTH domain-containing family protein 1 isoform X2, whose translation is MSATSVDPQRPKGQDNKVQNGSLHQKDTVHDNDFEPYLSGQSNQNSSYPSMTDPYLSSYYPPSIGFPYSLSEAPWSTGGDPPIPYLTTYGQLSNGDHHFMHDAVFGQPGGLGNNIYQHRFNFFPENPAFSAWGTSGSQGQQTQSSAYGSSYSYPPSSLGGTIVDGQTGFHNDTLNKAPGMNSIEQGMVGLKIGGDVTTSAVKTVGSVVNSAGMTGALSGNGGSNVNLPVSKPTSWAAIASKPAKPQPKMKTKSGPVIGGALPPPPIKHNMDIGTWDNKGPVAKVPAPQQIPSPQSVPQPQQPIVQPVPAQPPPLTQPQYQTPQQPPQNRWVAPRNRNAAFGQSGGSGNDTNSAGSTQPNPVPSGESHPVLEKLKAAHSYNPKDFEWNLKNGRVFIIKSYSEDDIHRSIKYSIWCSTEHGNKRLDSAFRSMNSKGPVYLLFSVNGSGHFCGVAEMKSPVDYGTSAGVWSQDKWKGKFDVKWIFVKDVPNNQLRHIRLENNDNKPVTNSRDTQEVPLEKAKQVLKIIATYKHTTSIFDDFSHYEKRQEEEEVVRKERQNRNKQ